GCCGAAGGTCATCACTTCACGCGGGCAGGCTTCGGTGCACGCCGGGGCACGTCCTTCCTTGAGTCGTTCTTCAAAACAAAAAGTGCACTTTCTCACGCGGGGGTGAAGTGCACTGTTGTATTCATAAGTCGGGATGTCGAAGGGGCAGGCCACCATACAGTAGCGGCAGCCGATGCAAACGCTGGCATCGTAGGTGACGGCGCCTTCGTCGGTTTTGGTGAAGGCTTTGACGAGGCATGCTGACGCACAGGCGGGCTCGTCGCAGTGCATGCACTGTTTTTTTGCGTAGATAGGTGAATCGGGAGAGTCACCGGGGAAACGATTAACGACGGTAAACTGAGTGGGGCTTGTTCGGCGGCGCGCATCGAAGACGGTTGGGTCTTCGGGCGGTTTGTCAGGAGTGGGGAGGTTATGCTCCTTTGCGCAGGCGAGTTCGCAGCGGCGGCAATTGAGGCCGATGCATTGGGTGGTATCAACGAGGATTCCCTTTCGTTCGGGGTGACCCTCGAACTCTTCTACCGCGGCATAGGATTCGCCGGGTATTGAGCCTGCAGCGACTCTGACGGCAGCGACGCCGGCCAGTTTTAAGAAGTCTCTGCGATTAATATTCATTTGATTTCCCCCTTCACTTGGCGCAGGTTTATGTGATTTTTTTCACATGAACAGTTGCGATGATTTATAGAAATTCCAAGTCAGAAGGTATTGATAAAAGGGTGGAAGCCGGCGCACCGGTCGCGAAGCTGGTCAAGCTGCACCGGCTTCCGTTAACTTCGAACGGATTACTCGGTCTTTTCAGCGGGAGCTTCCGGAATATGATGAATGATTTTTGCGAGAGCTTCCTCATAATTGAAGCCCTTGAAGGTCGGTGATTTTTCGTTGTGGCACGTCTTGCAGGTTGCTTCGGTCGGAATAATCATACCGGCAGCGAGAGCGGCTTCACGGTTTTCCATGACTTTTTTGGATTTGTAATTCGAGCCGGGACCGTGGCAGGATTCGCAACCCACCCCGCCGAGGGCTTCGGCGTTGTGCATCGTGGTGTCGGCACCGAAACCGCTGGGGGTTCCGTAGCCGGTGGTGTGGCAGGCCAAGCACTCGGGATTGTTTTGCTCACCCTTTGCGATCAGGGATTCCATTGCTTTGGCGTGTTTTGTTTCCAGCCAAGTTTCCCAGATGTTGCCATTCTTTTCGCCTTTGTGGCACATTTTGCATTTGCCGGAGCCGATGTAAGTCGGATCGCCGGCGGGGGCTTCATCTTCGGCAAAGACGGTCACAGTTGACAGGGCGAACCCAATGATGACCAATGCCGCGAGAGATTTTGCAGTGATTCTGCTCATAGCTCTTTCCACTTAACGTTAAATGACGCGCCGGATTCGTTTGCGAATCTTCGGCACAATTGACGATTGCTCAGATTGAAAAAGAAACAGACCATCCCCAACGTGACGGGAATCCGCCCGGGGGAGGTTTTATTTGCCCGGGGAAGGGTATTGCACCCTCTCAAGACACCATCAATATACAAGATACACTCGGAAATAGCAACCTGAGTTTCCGGGGTATGTCCTTGCAAATATGATATTTGCAGTCAGATTAAGGGGTGTTTTCGGACGAATTTCGATGTTTTTAATTGCACCAATAATTTGCAAACGTCAATAATTGATAGAGATAGTGAGTTTGGAATGAGAAGGCAGAATCCGGACTGAATAATCAGCAAATCCTTAAGGAAAGAATGGATTAACGTGACAGGGTCACAATGTATATCTTTGGGGAGGTATGAGCAATAAATGGGTGCAAATTGGGTTGGGGGAAAAAACGAGCGCGGCGGCTAAATGAGCCGCCGCGTTTATAGAAGTAGGACGATTTGTGAATCTATTTCAGATACAAGACTTTCTTGGTTTCCGCATATAGGTGATCCTTTGCATGCAAGAAATAAACTCCTGCGGCAAGATCACTTGGCGCTTGAAATGACAAAGAGCCGCGGAGGGTTCTGCCCGAGTGCAAAAGGGCAACTTCGCGGCCCAGCAAATCAAACAACCGAACCTCAAAATCCGCTCCCGTCATGCCGTCGAGTTCAATCCGAAATTCGCTGTTAAATGGATTAGGATAGACGTTTGAGATGAACCATGTACTCGGGACAGTCCAGCGGCGATCATCCGCAGCATTCGGCGGCGGATAGAGCGTCGTGTCAGGAATTTCGTCCTCGCTCAACAGCCATTCGTCATATATCGTCGCCGCATTCGTCGTGTCTCCCAATCCGCCGGGGTTGCGGGTCGCTTCATAGGGGCCGGTAGAATCACCCCAGAAGTTATGGAGGGCGTAGCTCGTAGGCCAAAAGAAATCAGACGTGTAAACAGCATAACCGATATTACCAACAAATGCGTTGAATTCAAGAACACCCTCACCAACATTCCCCATCCCAATGGTTCTACTTTGCCAAGTCGGATAACCCCAACTTGAGTTGTTCGAAAAATAATTGCGTTGCACACGACCCTGACTAGGATTGAATTGATTTCCCAGGCCAATGCATGCCGCAGTACCTCCGTAGTTGTTATGGAAGTGGTTTTGTTCACATTCGAAGGTTGCTCTCGTTTGTGAAAAATTGAGAATTGGAGCACCAGCTGTGTTCGGGGGAACCGTTGAATTTTCAAAGGTACAACGGGTAATTGTCGTCGTGCCATTGCGTTCAATGAAACTCGGAACCCACAGTCCAAAAGGTAAAGAGTTTTCAGTGAAAAGACATGAGTCAATAGTTAACTCGTTTGGACCTAAGCCACCACTACCGACCAAAAAAAAGCTGAGGGAATTATCTCCTATCACACAACCGTGTAACCGCATATATCCAACTGATCCATCATACGCTCGCAAGAAAATTGCCGAGCCCTCGGGACCGTAACCAAAACCGTGGATGTGTGTGCCTGAAATTGTGATAGAAGAGCTATTCAAATCAATCTGAGCTTCAGTGTTACTTGGCGGCATGAAATATCCGTCCGGGCCAATGTCAGAATCCATAATATGGACTGTGCTATGCCGAGCATACAGGACTTCACCACGATAAAGCGCATCGTTGCCTGGCATAAAACAGCGCTTCAGTGTTAACACCGATGAGTCGGCATAGATCGCTCCTCCGTACCCAGCCAGACAGGACTTAAATACACAATCTTTAATGTCCGCCGTTCGATTACGAATGTAAATGCCGCCGCCCTTGTTGTTGCCAACCGTGATGGCGCGTCCAAGGGAAAGTGTTATGCCAACCATACGCAATGTCGTGTCCGTCGAGTCAGCGGGCTGTGTGACAAAACAACCGTTGTCTGGTGCGCCATTGCTCGGACGAACGATGCAGTTGGCGATGTCAATCGGATTGTGTGTCAGAATAAATTCACTGGCAATCGTGATGTTACGCGCCCAAACAAAAAACGGGCCGCGGTACGTCCCGGCCCGGCAGACTATCGTGTCATTGGAATTGCTTTCATCCAGCGCCTGTTGCAAGTTGTTGAAGTCATCCGGCACAAAGTGAATGACCGCGTGGGCCGTACCAGCCCACGCTAACATCACTACCCATATGAGTATGGAAGTCATGACCTAACTGCCCACACAACTTGGAGCGCAATTGTTACTCGATGGAGTATAGAATCTGACAGTAATGTTCCCAGTATCACAGTCATCGGTACAGTCATAACAGCGCACCTTGAAACGGAGCGTGTTGCCGGAAGGTATCGGGGTCATACCAGAGTCATAGAGTAGCCCTTTCTGGCAATCACAAGCACCAGATACTGCGCCTTGCAATAGGGTCTCTCCGCCTCCCGTGATATCGTAAAGTACAACCTCAACCCTGTTGTTTGCAGATCCATTGTACTGATAATAAATAAGCGAAGTTGCACAAGGTAACGTGTAGTCCAACGATGTGTGCCCATCACAGCATGCATCAGTATGCGAAGTACACCACGAACACCCCTGTGCAAAAACATTCACATTCATCGCCAAGACCAACATCAACACAAGGCAAGGTAGCTTCCAGTTCATCGTCTTTCTCCCTAAAGATGATAATGCCCGTCGCGTCGTGCGGCCAGCTTATCCACAATATAATACTACCCCCCCCCCCATTTGTCAAGGGGTCGGTATCAGATTTTGGATTATTGTGGAGAGGGCCAAGACACTAAAAATCAACGTTTTTAGCGAACAATCTGGAATAATAGCTAAGATTTGCGCTCAAAAAGGAGGCTCTCTGCCAAAGACAAAGCGGGCCGGACATCTCGTGTCCAGCCCGCTTAGATCTATCAACGTACGCTAACGATTGGCAAATGCCGCATTAGCTCAAGATGTGCTTAACAAGGATTACTTCAGGAGAAGCATCTTCTTCTGCATGGTGGTCGCACCGGCGGTTAGGCGGTAGAAGTAGAGACCGCTGGGCAGACCGGACGCATCAAAGACGACAGTATGACGGCCTTCGGAAAGCGTGCCGTTCACGAGCGCGGCGACCTTCTGTCCGACGGCATTGTAAATGTCCAAAGTTACCGCACCTGTTTCCACGAGATCAAAAGTGATGTTGGTCTCGGGATTGAAGGGGTTCGGGTAGTTCTGATGCAGCG
This genomic interval from bacterium contains the following:
- a CDS encoding cytochrome C554, with product MSRITAKSLAALVIIGFALSTVTVFAEDEAPAGDPTYIGSGKCKMCHKGEKNGNIWETWLETKHAKAMESLIAKGEQNNPECLACHTTGYGTPSGFGADTTMHNAEALGGVGCESCHGPGSNYKSKKVMENREAALAAGMIIPTEATCKTCHNEKSPTFKGFNYEEALAKIIHHIPEAPAEKTE
- a CDS encoding T9SS type A sorting domain-containing protein; translated protein: MTSILIWVVMLAWAGTAHAVIHFVPDDFNNLQQALDESNSNDTIVCRAGTYRGPFFVWARNITIASEFILTHNPIDIANCIVRPSNGAPDNGCFVTQPADSTDTTLRMVGITLSLGRAITVGNNKGGGIYIRNRTADIKDCVFKSCLAGYGGAIYADSSVLTLKRCFMPGNDALYRGEVLYARHSTVHIMDSDIGPDGYFMPPSNTEAQIDLNSSSITISGTHIHGFGYGPEGSAIFLRAYDGSVGYMRLHGCVIGDNSLSFFLVGSGGLGPNELTIDSCLFTENSLPFGLWVPSFIERNGTTTITRCTFENSTVPPNTAGAPILNFSQTRATFECEQNHFHNNYGGTAACIGLGNQFNPSQGRVQRNYFSNNSSWGYPTWQSRTIGMGNVGEGVLEFNAFVGNIGYAVYTSDFFWPTSYALHNFWGDSTGPYEATRNPGGLGDTTNAATIYDEWLLSEDEIPDTTLYPPPNAADDRRWTVPSTWFISNVYPNPFNSEFRIELDGMTGADFEVRLFDLLGREVALLHSGRTLRGSLSFQAPSDLAAGVYFLHAKDHLYAETKKVLYLK
- a CDS encoding 4Fe-4S dicluster domain-containing protein, translated to MNINRRDFLKLAGVAAVRVAAGSIPGESYAAVEEFEGHPERKGILVDTTQCIGLNCRRCELACAKEHNLPTPDKPPEDPTVFDARRRTSPTQFTVVNRFPGDSPDSPIYAKKQCMHCDEPACASACLVKAFTKTDEGAVTYDASVCIGCRYCMVACPFDIPTYEYNSALHPRVRKCTFCFEERLKEGRAPACTEACPREVMTFGKREDLIKLARQKIARSPDRYVEHIYGEHEVGGTSWMYLSSKPFDQIGFRTDLGTTPYPSLTRNYLSAAPLIMAIWPAFFLSIYLFSKRKDDLAKRNGNHIDDHTQSDNHRENA